The following nucleotide sequence is from Mangifera indica cultivar Alphonso chromosome 1, CATAS_Mindica_2.1, whole genome shotgun sequence.
atattataagatattgataactataggTATACAAAATCAAAAAGATTTGAGTGTAACAACGTAAAAATATACCATGTATAAATAATAGATAGATAATTTTTAGTGATTCTATTGGAAAGCTTAAGGACttcctgtttttttttttaataattattttcaatttaatttgacattataattaaaaaaaaaaaataccaccAATCCACTAGTAGGAAGAAAGCTGCATGCATACATGACAAGCATATGCTTGAGAGATGACACTAGAAAGAAAAACATTCGCTGCAACAATTCTCAACCCAGCATTACATCTAACTAATCCTTTCCGCTGATATTCCCATCAAAATTTCTCCAACTTGCATGCCCAGCACACAGCAAGAATAAGGAAAAGGAATCGTagaaatttatttacaatatatTCTGCTCTCACAGAAAATCTATACTAGTGATATCATTTATCTGATATCACAAGCGAATGCATGTATTCTTTCCAATTTTACTTTTGGGTACtgatttatacataaaattcaGATCCTTAATTCTTAATCTGATCAAAAGTTTGGCATTTCAGCCATAgacataaattaaaagaatacgTACTATTATAAGTAATGTATAAGAAGAGATAATAAATAGATCTCAGATTGACAAAACTGATGTAGCATTAAAACTTCAAAAGTAAAAGTTTAGGTTCGAGTTTTTATCACGTTTGTGAGGTTATAGGTTTAGTTATTGTGTTCTTAGTTTACTCATCTAACAAATACAGATGATCcggttattaaaaataataataataataataaagaatgatGAGCAAGAACTTCAAAGCGAAAATATAAGTTCGAGTCTTTATCACGCTTATGAAGTTGTGAGTTCAGTTATTATGACCCGAGTTTATCTGTTCAATAAATAAAGACGGTCtagttataaaagaaaaagagataataaaCAATGATGAGCAGGGGACCAGGTTATCACTTTGACAATATGCTGTAAATGGTGGCGCCAAATGATCTTATCATTAGTCCATTTCAGTAATGCTTTCCAGTTCTCGGTTCAGCACAGAAATGCTTGAGTTAAGCCAAATAGATGAAAGAATCAGGCGGAGGATAGATTCCCACTGCCATCAATTTCAGCAGACCGCGCCATTATATTTTCCATATTCTTTTACTTTCAAGTTTCCACTTACAATATTAGCAACAGTTAGGGTAGATAGagttacaatttttatttaagaagaataactttatctaaagttttaaactttaaaagtaTCGACTGACTAATATCTAAGTTTAACAATTTGTCCATGGTGCCTTTTTGCGTTTGCGAAAcgtttttattttagaaatgtcTTGAAGCTAGTATGAAACATTTCGAGaatgtttcaaaaatattaaaaatatacgaAACTTGTTTCATGAAAAGAAACATCTATTCTTCGTTTTTTTAATCgtttaaaaatcaatttcataatTCACTCTCCTTCACAATTTCGAATCCTAACTTTGATTTTGTCTCATCTCCTCTCCGACATCTAAAACTTATCTCTTCTTCGTTGTGTTAAAATTTATCTTCCCTTCATTTCCGATTTTTCTAACtgtcaataaatatttgaaaaatcagtTTTGTCAGATTtgatatatacaatttatttggGTATCGGTTGATAGACTAAGTTATCTATACACAccttattataattaaaaagttgtcttattttatatttttttaaataaaatttggtatttataggGGAAAATCCCAAATCTACTATATTTATACGTTTTCTAGTATTTTCgagaaaatatgttttaacatttttgttttcatgttttCATTTCCGTATAACAAAGGAGATGATAAAACCTAAGAAGTACTAGGGATGGAGAAAATGAAGCGAGACTTATTCCAATTGGAGGCCTTTTAACTCTAGTAAATATAGCGTATATGTAGTGGTACAacatatatgaaagtggatatCGACATTCTAAGCCACATGTAGATTGTGATACAagccaaggcataaaggaataCATTTTCCAAACATGCATTTAAGAAGCAACTGGACAGCTTCGGAAGAAAGGCATTCCAGGGTAGAGAAAATTCTTCATGTTTAGAAGGCTCTCCCGGAAACCGGCGTTACCCAATGCCATGACCGTAAGTCCTTGcttgttattatataaaaaatataattgtactaatattgtacataaaaaatattttataacgtgttatatatatatatatatatatatatatatatatatatatatatatatataaatgcttACAGATTGTGGAGCTTTCGGTACACATGGATTGCGAAGGATGTGAAAAGAGGATACGAAGAGCAATCTCTAAAATAGACGGTGAGGCTTCATATATTTTGTCCAAGAAGCTTGATTTTAAGAGGATTCCATTGCTATATCCTCTATGGTTTTCGTTTTTGTTTCCACGCAGGGCAAAGATCGTAGTTGATTTTCAGTTTGTCAcattacaaaattttcttttcttttcttttctaaccTGCTCCACATCTTCAGCAATAGTTCTTTAGAATTCGTATGTATGTAGGTTTTGTCCATGGCgtgtctttttttctttttttatatgattatatacgtagtttgtgttaattttttGTGCTTCTCCTCCCCCTGCTCAAATAACATGGAAAGATTCTTCAGTAGTTCTACTGGGTTGGAGAAAGCACTACCCATATATAGAAATTCTACATTCCTGTCCCTcttgaataatttaaatagaGTCATGGAGACCACAACCCCAAATGTGGTGGGAAATTGGAGAGGCCTTTCCGAGGCCATgtttgtaagatttattttgtataagtcaaataaaattaattaatcctaATTTCAGTATTTATGTATCGATTAAAAACATTATATTCAAAACTTTAAAGTTATAAGATTACCCAAAACATCATGTAATATGATAATCTAAATTCGTAATGTGTCGAAATTacttatatttaaatgattagttttctactcttgaaatatcattaaataagtACTTTCAATGTAGGTTTTGTAAAGGGGATCTGGTCAATATATCTATCAAATGTTCAATACACATAAAGGATTATATTAATGCTGTCTATTCAGAtcataactttttaattatattgaacttaattttttttattgcctAAATTGATCTGAGAACTATTATTAGAGTATTTGATTATCCAactttattaaaccaaaattataatttcagcAAATTTTCTATCTGTATTGTCCTATTACCATCTTTAATGATATTATgccatctattttttttattatgtggGGTGAATTAAAAgagtatattaatataaagttgGTCCTTTAATGGTAGGGGTGGATAGCTTGGCAATAGACATGGATAAGCAGAAGGTAACAGTGACTGGGTACATTGACCACAgaaaaattctaaaagttgtAAGGAGAACGGGAAGAAAGGCAGAGTTTTGGCCGTTCCCATATGACAGCGAATACTATCCATATGCATCCACATATTTGGATGAATCTACCTATGCTTCTTCCTATAACTATTACACTCATGGCTATAATGAAAGCATTCATGGCTACTTCCCTGACCAAGCTTATTCAACCATCCCTGATGAAACCGTTCATCTCTTTAGCGAAGATAATGTACATGCATATTGTAGCATTATGTGACATTGCCCTTAATTGCACAAATGCCATAACCCTATAATAAAGTAGTCAAGggtatgcaattttttttttttgtaagtattttttatgatttcactTTTTGAAAAGAGCAAAACTATGCATACctattttagtatataaatagatacacacttatatgtgttatcatataattggatattatattatcatgagcaatactatatgtacatattttgtgtacacacttatataGGGATGGATTCGGGTTGGACCAAGCTCGAATATCCCTTGTCTCGAGTTTGATTCTAATAGAAAATGGTCTAGCTCCAATTTGTCAAGCCAAAATTAAGCTCGGCTCAAGTTTGATTGGAATGAAAAATGGTTCAACTCGATTCAGTTCGAGTTTGACTAGATTTCATAGCTCAAATTAATGGTTCAAATTTACAGCTTGGTTTGGCTTAAATGTATGGATTAGATTCGtggttcattgacaaaataacctcgttttacttaaataatattcaaaattttttattcaatttgaaccGAGTCACGAATTCAAACTACTAAATTCGAGCTAATTCAAACCGAATCGAGTCAAAAATTTGAACTACTGATTCAAGCCCCAAATTCAAACCAAGCACCATTTGGcttgagttcgatttgaattaaaaaacaagccaaatcttttagctcaagttcaatttgaatttgagccGAGCTAAATCAAGCTGAATCGGCTTTCGAGATTGAATCGGTTCGGATCATATCTAGGCctatacttatatgtgtcatcacataattagataatattttatcattaattcaaaatcactcaattacgtgataacacatataaatgtatatatatttgtgtacctaaagtggtaaacatagttttattgtattatcattaatttaaaattattcaattatataatgacatatatcaaatatatatttatttgtatatataaaatagatatatataattttattgtatcaaAAGAATTAGTACTCGCCGAGGAGAATTCTAACTTACTAATCCAATAATCGCATTCGATATATTTTCCTATCCCACTTGTAAGGTGACTTTCATGTATGCTAATTAGGCAACAATTATAAAGGCCACGCGTGCAACTTTGTGTATGCCACATAGAAAATATCAGTATATGCCACATGCCAAATTGGTACATGCCACACAGGCAAATTTATGCATGCCACACAAGTAAATTCGCACATGCGGTATGGGTAAAATCTATACTGGAACAGGCAAAATTTGTAAGGGCCACGTAGGCAAAAATCCGTACAAGCCACATAAGCAATAAAATATGCCAATCAAATTCGACACAAGCCACATAGACAATTGTATATGCCAGGTAGGCATATGTTGCTTCTAGGGCATCAAGTTCATCTGCCACCTTTGGGGTGTTTCTTGGAAATTTTATGCTGCTCAAGTAAGATGGATTTACATGAACTAAacaacattaaatttaatttacaaaatcattgtattagattataaaatattgggTTAAATAGAAAATGGATAAGAACATTTAATTAAGTCATATCCTTTGAATCTATagagtttctaaaatttatttgcATTGCAATGACCGATCTTTttcttctgaaatttttttgaataacaatttttaataaataaacctGTTGtgttaaattttagaaagatgATCTAATCAAAGTTTATCAAAAGTTTAATAACTCAAAAATTTACACTAACCTGTTAACCTATATAATAACTTGTGAAGTGTATTAGTGATCACATCAAACTCatttctaaacttttattagattattatatcaataaaattatacgtacatatttttatatacaatttagatatacaaatgatgtattattatgtaattagatgattttaatttaaaaaaaataacacccaattatatgatgacatatcatatgtgtatccaaattatgtataaaaatatatatacatatagtaaTACTCTTATTATATTACCCTTCCTATTGACCCAAACTATAATAAATGGTACTTCAcatcaaaaaaattttctagCTCTTTCTGAGGCGACTGACCCTTATACAGCACCACACCATAATCATATGCCACTTTGAGGGTACTATTATCTCATGCCACTTTGAAGGCAAGTGACTTCTTTATAGCTTAGTATTATCTatgggccaaatgactattttccacccaaactatactgaattctcaaagtttctcccattaattataaaaatactgtttacccacccatgaacagttaaaattaacggtagtaagcgtaaaatcgttattttatatttaatattaaaaataaacttaaatatgattttatttcccccctaaatttaaaaaactaacttttctctcctaagttaagtttgaaaagatcgcattcccccctagggtttagtttcgaAACTCCTTCACTTTCACCGCCGGCCCCGCTGGTTTAGTTTCGAAAAGATCGCtggtcgtctctccctcccgatggtttctcttccaccgccGGCCCTGCTCAActtcaccccaacccatccgacgtCAAGAGATGACGTCTGGGAAGAggaatcatcttcccagacgaagacgagatgacTCGTCGTCCTCTAGGAAGACGATTCCTCTTCCCAAACGTCGTCTCTTGACGTCGGATGGTTTAGCGTAAAGTTGAGGGGGGCTGACGGTGGAAGAAAAAccatcgggagggagagacggtcggcgatggcgtcggagaaagtgaaggggtttggaaactaaaccctagggggtaaatgcgatcttttcaaacttagcttagggaaaaatgttagtttttaaacttttaagaggggaaataagattaaattttcaggagttagagttctgttaaatttaaccggtcatgggtgggtaaacagtattttcatagttaaaaggggaaactttgagaattcaacatagtttgagtgggaaatagtcctttggccttatctATATTAAAGCCTCTTGAGTTGTTCTTTTGGGGAACAATACCTTTTAGATCAAAAGGATTTTTCTCTTAcaccaaaacaaacaaaataacatgacCAGAGAATGGAGCAATTTATGTAATGCAATTCATAGAAATACCAAAAGTCATTTAATTAATGATTATGCTGAATTGTTAACCTTAACTTGATCTAGTCATTGAGCATATGCTTCAATCGTGATCATAAAGCAATAAAATGACATGCAAGAATGTCTTCGCATACACTTCTACAAGCACTTGATAGAAACATTAATGTTCTTTTGAGAAGTGAAGTACATTCCCTTCAAGCGCACATTTGACACTcgacataatataatattagtaAGACAACAtggtattttattttgaattaacattaatcataattttgattcaataaaattggataattatataatctaatGATAGTTTACTGATAAACTTAAGgtgattaataaatatgagttCAATACAATATTTTACGGATAATAATTTGGATAGAAAACATCGATATgagttttatgatttattgaaCTTTTGATAGAAGATCATTTCAATGtagttaaattttgaaaactctaTATATTCAGAGATatgattcaatttgatatttCTATAATCTTAAACTTATTTAACTCAATACTGTGTAATCTATGTGAGATATTAcagatcaaataaaaatatatttttttcatgtaaatttatAGTCCATGTGGTATTAGAGTTAGACacaatagattatatatataatttagaatttACAGCCTAGAGTTAGggattgaaaatttaaaaattacgattcttttgaaattagggttagattaattttattttagggttATTGATTGATTTACACTAAACTCTGAAATCAGAGTTTGAAAACTCCTAATATAGTGTTTTAATGGTTTAATTTCATTCTAGCAATGATAAGTTGCATATACGACATCATCTTCTAGATACAGTTAGATCCTAATTATCTACTGATGCGGGGGATTTTCAAATAATGATgctaaatatgaaaaaaaaaaaaaaaacttaatttggGGGGGTTTGGTTGggggtaaataaatattattttagtaatttattttttattacttaaattattttgttttgtttataagtaataaaaaattttgataattttttattactaatggtgaTATGACAGATATTATGGATGGTAATCTTATTATCacttttaacttaaatatttaaagatcattaaaataatcttcattttattataattatattcttatttattaattttttaggataaaaataattttattttcaattaatataataaataccataaaaaatattttaaaataattaaacgcAAAGAtatttaggtaaaataatatattagtattttttattatctttaaataaatacaataattatttatacctatcaatttttatgaaattttattaaacatattaattctagttaatatatatttaatataaatttttaattttaataataaaacattatctaaactAATCGTATGATTAAAGTAAGCATATTAAACTCATAGATCCTTGGCCACCTCTAATAGTAGTAGTAACTTATTACGGCGAatgtttaatagtaaaattattgtaTGAATTTTTAGCAACAAATGATGGATCTATATAAGAATGGCCAATAGTGCATAGTGTTGATCTTGGCATCACTGTTCAATTATTGGCTTACACTAATAATAGAACTTTATAGTTATTCATTGGGTTAAATTCTGATTGATTGACTTTTAACTTAGTAAAAACAGTTAGTTTTTACAGCTTTTGATGATACTGTTTTGTACTGAACTCTGCGTATAAATAGACGAATGGAATCTTAAGAGAAATTTAGTCATGGCCATACTGCCCACTGAATAGTTTCTTTCTCATCTTCTTAGTACATCCCATTTCCGCATTAAAGAGACCAGCGAAAGATGGAGGGGTCAACAATGATCAAAACCATGAATGGCAACTTTTCTAATGAACCCATTTCTCATTTAATGAACCACTCTCTCCCTGACATTTCTTTTCCAGAAAGATCAACTGTCAGAGATGCAACAGATGATGATCCCAATCAAGGCGCTAATGCAGAAATAAGCATTTTTGACGCCCGAAAATACTTCAATGAAACCAGCGTCAATGAGGCGAAAGTGAGCAAGAGAGTATCTCCAGTTAATGTTATTAGTCTGGAGCGTATATCTGAGCCGAGCGATTTGCTTGCGGTGCCGAGATTTTCTTCAGCTTCATCCTTTGACGGGTTCCCGAGGAACTATAGAGCTCGTTCTTTCAATGCAACGCCAACTACTTCATCAAAAGCTAGTTGGAATAGCCAGACTGGGCTTTTGTCAAATCCTCCTGGCGCAATTGCAGTCTCCATGCGAAATCTTACTTCTGATCAAGATAAAAAAGGAGGGCCAGCTACAGCTTCTAAATGGCTTTTTGGAAGAATGTGCCCTTGCTCTGGCAAAAAATCAGTCCAAGTTGAGGAAAATCTATCGGTACTAGCTTCAGAATCCAAAACGCCACCACATTTGTATAAGAAAAAGCAAACCCACAAGTCAATTGAAGTTTCTATGGATACATCAAACTGGAGTGAAAGCCGTGAAGTTAtctccaaaagtgcaacttatAGAATCTCTGCTGAGAATCGTTTTCCAAATCTAGGCTTAGGCCATCGTATATTTGCTTCAGGCAGAGCTTATTCAGATTCCACAACTGGCTTCACCTTTCctaaattgaaacaaaatacACCACCTTATCCAGATCCGCCGCTAGAGTCACTGGAAATTTTCCAACCTTCCGATGAAACTAGTGTTTCAAGAAAATCAACCGAGCTTAAAAACCAAACTAAGTTGGTTTCCCGTCAGAGTTTCACGTTTCCGGCGAGTCCTAGCAGAGCTCGAATCGCAGAGGACGACGTTGCAAGCGATACAAGCTCAGACTTGTTCGAAATAGAAAGCTTTTCTACTCAAAGTACGCTATATCCGATGCACCATCGTCGAGATTCGCTGGATGAGGCTTCAAGCTTTGACGCAAGAAGATTAACAGCCACAAATATTAACGGgagtttgatttataattgtCGTAGGAGTTTAGATGAGCCAATGACACCATCCATACTAACAACAGAATGTTATGAGCCAAGTGAAGCAAGCATTGACTGGAGTGTCACTACGGCTGAGGGATTTGATAAAGGAAGTGTTACTGATTACTCAGTTGTAGCTTCAGAAATAGATGATATGGCAATGGTGCATCAAGAAAATGGTGGGGGCGGCTGCGGTGGCAGCGGGAAGAAGAAAATAGGAAATGGGTTGTTGAACTGTCGATGTGAGAAGGCGGTGAACGTGGGGCCGAATCCAGTGAAATATGTGCCTGAGGTTCAAAGAATGGGCCAGCATAATGCATATATGCATGTGAGTAGTAGGGCACAAAATTTGAATAAGCCATCCCTTGCAAGGTCTCAATCTTATCGTTTGCCCCTTCCTTTTGCGACATAGCTAGTGATGGATTGGTGGTTCATCGATTTACCTTCATATTTGACTCTGTCAAACAATATCCTtgtcttctttttgttttttcgatttcttttttctttcttttccttttatttgtgctgtttttttatattcagaTTTGAAGATTTGTGTGATCTGTTTCCGTGTGTAAGATATGATTTCATTATGATTGAAGAGTAAAATCATGATAATCCTAATCTCCGATAATACATGTGTACATTACTACGCATTGCCCTTGGATGTAGCTCACTTTTCACAAGGGTTATGATAACTAATAGGGGTGGTATCGAGGCAGGTTAAATCTGAAAATCTCTTGACTGactttggtttgaataaaaaataagttggtTTCAATTCATcgaatcaaaattaaaggtgaTTTTAGTtcgttttgaataaaaaataattcgatttgatttaatttaagtttgattataATTCATTGTTCAAATCAATGAATCAAATTCGTGGTTTGCCTCATTTCGAATTTGTGGCTCGGCTTGACACATCTTGAATTTATGATTcgaatcaataatttaaattcgcAGCTTGGATTCTTAACTTGAGTTTATgactcattaacaaaacaaaattattttacccaaataatatataaaatcatcaattcaagccatcaatttgaactataaatttgagttaatccgagtcataaattcaaatcaaatcaatgtatgaattcaaactaccgatttaagttatgaattcaaattaggccaaacgactatttcccacccaaggtttgatgttttctcaagtttccaccctttaactatggaaacatcaaacacccacccatgatcggttagatttaacaaaactctaacagtgggaagggtaaaatcatcatttttgctataatattaaaaataaactaaaatagaatctaattttacccccctaaactttaaaaactaaaatttttccccactctaagttttaaaaaatggcagtttcaccctaaggtttggttttgaaatctccggtgacctaccgttccggctccattgccgacggcctctcccttcCGAAGCAgtctctccttccggcgaatgctttcctcccatttgaagACTCGATCGGTTTCGTCTTcgtcttgggagacgaagaacttcgtcgaggGCATATAATTTggtgttttatctttaatttaaaactactcaatcatatgatgacatataattgtttatgtataaaattatatatattgtttgtgtatatagtaCCACCGTAATATAATTTCTAATAGTTTCTAAAATGCTGGTGTAGAATAGTTTCCACCAACACCAAGTTAAGCTTGTGTAGAACATATCCCACCTGCACAAACATCACAACCATAACCTTTCTCATTCAAAACTTTTAGATATTTCGTATTTCTAAAATGCCTTTGACATGCTCCACTTTTACTTCTCCTCCAACGTTTTCTCCTTTGTCATTATGCCCTTTCCCACCTCCAAATATCATTGTTCAATCTCTCATCATTGTCCTAAGATCATCCATAACCACCATTGCAATGACATCACTCCATTCCACCTCATCTTCGAGAATGAGCTCAACCAAAATACATGGCATGACACACAATCAAGCATCGTTTTGAGACTGCAACATTAAAGTACAATTGTTTATTAGTTGTTACAGTCAAGTGAAAGGAATGATTAAAGGGTGAAGGCAGTCTAGTATGTTGTTGGTGGAAAAGAAAGAGTTTATGTTGACAATAAGAATGAGAGAAATGAGTCTACCagagtaaaataaaaaagaaaaaaatataaaatataaagataataaaaatactaaattagtataattataattaaaattttataattaaaaatgattaaagatGACCATCAAAAGATAACTTGAATGACAAAAGAAgaaacttaatatataaaagaatatgaattcaagtcttctttaatgatatattaagatcaaactcttattttatttggttcAGTAGTTGTGAGATCAATTATTAAATCCGAGATTTATCTTGTTCAATGTAATTAATTTCGACCTAATGTAATGGTTTAGTTTGGCTGGGGTTTtccattacaaacaaaaatggTCGAagtttggcttttttttttttcttgaaagaCTTTTCCACCCTTAATGTATACAAAACTTTTCCGCCCTTAAGTCTGGCTGgggtttttcatttaaaaaaaaaaaaatgggtggaaaaggcttaatatataagaaaatcgGTCAGATAGGTGGAAAATATGGACTTTAAAGTTCAAAGGGTGGAAaagtatttcaagaaaataaggGTTTGGCTTGAAATAGTCATTCTCCtgataaaatgaaaaaacaaatcgaTGGTCAAATTGTCTGACCGATGAAATTTTCACGCAGTCCAAttgcataaatgcttttggatacCAAACATTTGTATCTGATTCTTTTTCtcagaaattttgattttaatcagAAATGGAAAGACGTCCGTTTAGAAAGAGGGAGGAGTCTGCGTTGACGAAGGGAGTAAATGCCGTTTTTTCGTTCGTCAAATTTGCGGAGTTCGAGATTCTTTTCCTTCTGTTCTTCATAATCGCTTTCATCGTCTTCAAAGATCTCGTAAGTCTTCGACTCTCTCCAACTCCTTTAAGTTCTCCGATTTATAATTAATTGGCTATAAACTGCTGAAAACGGAagaaatgattttatttgattttgaagtcTCGTGAATTGTTGATGTCTTGTCCGGATTATTGCATAATGCTTGGTTAG
It contains:
- the LOC123198171 gene encoding heavy metal-associated isoprenylated plant protein 45, which codes for MFRRLSRKPALPNAMTIVELSVHMDCEGCEKRIRRAISKIDGVDSLAIDMDKQKVTVTGYIDHRKILKVVRRTGRKAEFWPFPYDSEYYPYASTYLDESTYASSYNYYTHGYNESIHGYFPDQAYSTIPDETVHLFSEDNVHAYCSIM
- the LOC123215384 gene encoding protein PHYTOCHROME KINASE SUBSTRATE 4, with the protein product MEGSTMIKTMNGNFSNEPISHLMNHSLPDISFPERSTVRDATDDDPNQGANAEISIFDARKYFNETSVNEAKVSKRVSPVNVISLERISEPSDLLAVPRFSSASSFDGFPRNYRARSFNATPTTSSKASWNSQTGLLSNPPGAIAVSMRNLTSDQDKKGGPATASKWLFGRMCPCSGKKSVQVEENLSVLASESKTPPHLYKKKQTHKSIEVSMDTSNWSESREVISKSATYRISAENRFPNLGLGHRIFASGRAYSDSTTGFTFPKLKQNTPPYPDPPLESLEIFQPSDETSVSRKSTELKNQTKLVSRQSFTFPASPSRARIAEDDVASDTSSDLFEIESFSTQSTLYPMHHRRDSLDEASSFDARRLTATNINGSLIYNCRRSLDEPMTPSILTTECYEPSEASIDWSVTTAEGFDKGSVTDYSVVASEIDDMAMVHQENGGGGCGGSGKKKIGNGLLNCRCEKAVNVGPNPVKYVPEVQRMGQHNAYMHVSSRAQNLNKPSLARSQSYRLPLPFAT
- the LOC123213516 gene encoding uncharacterized protein LOC123213516, which codes for MERRPFRKREESALTKGVNAVFSFVKFAEFEILFLLFFIIAFIVFKDLMARPEYNQILVKKPGGIDLWPY